In one window of Prosthecobacter fusiformis DNA:
- a CDS encoding sigma-70 family RNA polymerase sigma factor, with product MTEAIDPELERQIKEDVQLIQRIAERDSAAFQTFYRKYSGLIFAAISNVLNDHHDTEDVMQEVLVQLWNKAHLYEPRKGKPLTWLTTMARNRAIDRIRSKQRRSRLNDDFESENKKLEFEFQESGHEILEEKERDTIVQRAVSKLNDDQRQAIHLAYFTGLTQAEVAERLNEPLGTIKARIRRGVSRLETLVKPRLA from the coding sequence ATGACTGAAGCCATTGATCCTGAATTAGAGCGTCAGATAAAGGAAGACGTGCAGTTGATTCAACGGATTGCCGAACGCGACTCCGCTGCCTTCCAGACCTTTTATCGCAAATACTCCGGCCTGATTTTCGCCGCCATTTCCAACGTACTGAATGATCACCACGACACAGAAGACGTGATGCAGGAAGTACTGGTCCAACTTTGGAACAAAGCCCACCTTTACGAACCCCGTAAAGGCAAGCCCCTGACCTGGTTGACGACCATGGCGCGTAACCGTGCCATTGACCGCATCCGGTCCAAGCAACGGCGTTCCCGCCTCAACGATGATTTCGAATCCGAGAATAAAAAACTCGAGTTTGAATTCCAGGAATCAGGACATGAAATCCTGGAGGAGAAGGAGCGCGACACCATCGTCCAGCGTGCTGTTTCCAAACTGAATGACGACCAGCGGCAGGCCATTCATTTGGCTTACTTCACCGGTCTCACCCAGGCGGAAGTGGCGGAGCGGCTCAACGAACCCTTGGGCACCATCAAAGCACGTATCCGGCGCGGCGTCAGCCGCCTGGAGACTTTGGTGAAGCCACGGCTGGCCTAA
- a CDS encoding Gfo/Idh/MocA family protein, with the protein MLSPRLVMAENLRIGLVGLDSSHCEQFTLRLNDPANPSHIPGARVVAAFPGGSPDLPESAARVAGFTATLKDKYGVQIKSSITEVCAAVDAVMILSVDGRPHLEQVREVILSKKPFFLDKPVAASLKDVVEIYRLAAEAKIPMFSASAMRWYPGVVEVATAEATPAIAAISYGPAPILPHHPDLFFYGIHATEALFTVMGTGCVEVRRTSTKTASVVTAIWQGDRIGTLHAIHALPMGSANYKLTRFGQKGVVEQKNQGDYTPMLREIVKFFQTGLPPVTPSQTLEIYGFMEAAEQSQRQGGKPVNVREVLRKAGTPDAWLIPEAPAPKS; encoded by the coding sequence ATGCTGTCTCCTCGTCTCGTCATGGCTGAAAATTTGCGCATCGGCCTCGTCGGACTGGATTCCTCCCACTGCGAGCAGTTTACCCTGCGGTTGAATGATCCCGCCAATCCCAGCCACATCCCCGGCGCACGTGTCGTGGCCGCTTTTCCTGGCGGCAGTCCGGACCTTCCAGAAAGCGCAGCCCGCGTCGCCGGTTTCACTGCGACGCTGAAAGACAAGTACGGTGTCCAGATCAAAAGCAGCATCACCGAGGTGTGTGCCGCTGTGGATGCCGTCATGATCCTGAGTGTGGACGGCCGCCCCCACCTGGAGCAGGTGCGCGAAGTCATCCTCTCCAAAAAGCCCTTCTTTCTGGATAAACCGGTGGCCGCTTCGCTCAAGGACGTTGTCGAAATTTACCGTCTGGCTGCCGAGGCCAAGATCCCTATGTTCAGCGCCTCCGCCATGCGCTGGTATCCGGGGGTGGTGGAGGTGGCCACCGCAGAGGCCACACCTGCCATTGCGGCCATATCCTATGGGCCGGCTCCCATCCTGCCCCATCATCCTGACCTGTTTTTTTACGGCATTCATGCCACAGAGGCCTTGTTTACGGTGATGGGCACTGGCTGTGTCGAAGTTCGCCGCACTTCCACAAAGACAGCCTCTGTCGTCACCGCCATCTGGCAGGGAGACCGCATCGGCACACTGCACGCCATCCACGCGCTGCCCATGGGGTCAGCGAATTACAAGCTGACCCGTTTCGGGCAAAAGGGCGTGGTCGAACAAAAAAATCAGGGTGACTACACGCCCATGCTGAGGGAGATCGTCAAATTTTTCCAAACGGGGCTGCCCCCCGTCACTCCGTCACAGACCTTGGAAATATACGGTTTCATGGAGGCTGCTGAGCAAAGCCAGCGCCAGGGGGGCAAGCCAGTCAATGTCCGCGAGGTACTGCGAAAAGCAGGCACCCCGGATGCATGGCTGATCCCGGAAGCTCCCGCGCCCAAGAGCTGA
- a CDS encoding DEAD/DEAH box helicase, translating to MSAAASIKLTREQRDSLAAALRIFESHIVSRGAALMRERAVRSLRWVEDGLGLEAKVQGGKLYTTTIFFDGEEASTHCTCPFARGCKHAVAVVLELNKHAGTEVRPLPLTEGKLTLPAAEKKADLLPPDSLAGQVQAKIGKPLPKPALQFLNAVEPWWLNKVAVVEQLVLQQLCGRSNYWGYRQAILWPDELPPADIWEFLAYLAAAMKKASLEMPAPLSEVVDLKLQKELLKKWERLKEIAQWKADLGRWQEPDQESGALAPELRLVLHATAAIIQVRHPGDADFSKVTQKLLKELSQNPVYGAVVPQLSAGSSIVLEACQDAYRHVAGSEIPPMADELNRSLARLIGSPELLYQHVASASGEPVQIAEEPLKWVLMHPAEPTGNYKLSLCTAEGKVPPPPLAILPGSPMHYVTSEVIYPLSYWPFKKERQFWPVIIPAQALETREGVNALAKLGLEAPPRLAGKIKLVKAEITVRCEVHRHPNSPSEYFRLAAKAQYGGLESPSIWNGSHWIASYRSAVSPPDSTQLIQLDKSAVPAAGAWLRQMPMRPASNGEEQVEQRIVGKDWPELFLQWLARRPDEISVHLDAELATLRDGSVAGQVRLEIEESKNGVDWFDLSVALDVSDHTLTQEEINLLLKAKGKWVKLAGKGWRKLEFNLSDQQEQDLAELGLSANQFTGEKQRLHALQLGSVAKGDSSLLPADHVRQIRRRLEEIETRVTPAQPAAISATLRPYQTEGFHFLAYLSTNGFGGVLADDMGLGKTLQAITWIAWLRAEQKVQETILVICPKSVQDNWRAEAARFSPDLRVEVWNRANAGKTGMDGQTDLLVIHYPQLRIHEEKLRDVKWGAIILDEAQAIKNPTSQSAKAACALEARHRLALTGTPIENRLLDLWAIFAFAMPGILGSRASFNRIFDANEDPLARRRLAARTKPFLLRRTKKEVATDLPDRVEEDLIVEMEGLQATLYQAEIKRARAQLLKVETSRQLDKFRFNILTSLLRLRQICCDPRLVGLDQETLPSKGKKKAKGESQVESAKLLALVEQLEPIIEEGQKVLVFSQFVQMLEIIQEETTKQGWTTFILTGDTEDRGALVTAFQEHDGPAVFLISLKAGGFGLNLTAASYVVLYDPWWNPAVEAQAIDRTHRIGQKQTVFAYRLLIKGSIEEKIRILQKQKGDLANDILGEESFTQGLTLNDFSFLLG from the coding sequence ATGTCCGCCGCAGCCTCCATCAAACTTACTCGCGAACAGCGCGATTCTCTCGCCGCAGCTCTCAGGATATTTGAATCCCATATCGTCAGTCGTGGGGCAGCATTGATGAGGGAGAGGGCCGTGCGCAGCCTGCGTTGGGTGGAAGATGGACTCGGGCTCGAGGCAAAGGTTCAGGGTGGCAAGCTCTACACGACCACGATTTTTTTCGATGGCGAGGAAGCCTCCACTCATTGCACCTGCCCCTTTGCGCGTGGTTGCAAACACGCAGTGGCCGTGGTCCTTGAACTGAACAAGCATGCAGGCACAGAAGTCCGCCCCCTTCCTTTGACTGAAGGAAAATTGACGCTCCCTGCCGCAGAAAAGAAAGCTGATCTTCTTCCACCGGATTCACTGGCTGGTCAGGTCCAGGCCAAAATCGGTAAGCCTCTGCCCAAACCAGCTCTTCAATTCCTAAACGCCGTCGAGCCCTGGTGGCTCAATAAAGTCGCCGTTGTTGAACAGTTGGTTCTTCAACAGCTTTGTGGGCGCAGCAATTACTGGGGCTACCGGCAGGCCATCTTGTGGCCAGATGAACTCCCCCCAGCCGACATTTGGGAGTTTTTGGCCTACCTGGCTGCAGCCATGAAAAAAGCGAGCCTGGAAATGCCCGCACCGTTGTCTGAGGTTGTGGATTTGAAGCTCCAAAAAGAGCTGCTGAAAAAATGGGAACGGCTGAAGGAGATTGCCCAATGGAAGGCCGACCTGGGACGCTGGCAGGAGCCAGACCAGGAGAGCGGAGCACTGGCACCGGAGCTCAGGCTCGTGCTGCATGCCACGGCGGCCATCATCCAGGTACGCCACCCTGGAGATGCGGACTTTAGCAAGGTGACACAAAAGCTTCTCAAGGAGCTCAGTCAAAATCCTGTTTACGGTGCGGTGGTACCACAGCTCAGCGCAGGTTCCAGCATTGTGCTGGAAGCCTGCCAGGATGCCTATCGCCATGTGGCAGGCTCTGAAATCCCCCCCATGGCCGATGAGTTGAACCGCAGCCTGGCACGGTTGATCGGCAGCCCTGAACTGCTCTACCAGCACGTCGCCTCCGCCAGCGGCGAGCCTGTTCAGATTGCCGAAGAGCCTTTGAAATGGGTGCTGATGCACCCAGCAGAGCCGACAGGAAACTATAAGCTAAGCCTTTGCACGGCTGAAGGAAAAGTACCGCCTCCGCCTTTGGCCATCCTTCCTGGCAGCCCTATGCATTATGTCACCAGTGAGGTGATCTACCCCCTCTCCTATTGGCCCTTTAAAAAGGAGCGGCAGTTCTGGCCTGTCATCATCCCAGCACAGGCATTAGAAACTCGTGAAGGTGTCAATGCACTGGCCAAACTGGGGCTGGAAGCCCCACCACGGCTGGCGGGTAAGATCAAGCTCGTCAAAGCGGAGATCACCGTACGTTGCGAGGTACACCGGCATCCCAATTCCCCGAGCGAGTATTTCCGGCTAGCCGCCAAAGCCCAATACGGCGGCCTGGAATCCCCCAGCATCTGGAACGGCAGCCACTGGATCGCCAGCTACCGCTCCGCAGTATCCCCGCCGGATTCTACACAGCTCATCCAACTCGACAAATCAGCCGTGCCTGCCGCTGGAGCCTGGCTGCGCCAGATGCCTATGCGGCCCGCCAGCAATGGAGAGGAACAGGTGGAACAACGCATCGTCGGAAAAGACTGGCCAGAACTCTTCCTGCAATGGCTGGCCCGCCGACCCGATGAAATCTCCGTGCATCTGGATGCGGAACTGGCCACCCTGCGTGACGGCAGTGTGGCGGGTCAAGTGCGCCTGGAGATTGAAGAATCCAAGAACGGCGTGGACTGGTTCGACCTCAGCGTCGCCCTGGACGTCAGCGACCACACGCTCACTCAAGAAGAAATCAACCTCCTCCTCAAAGCCAAGGGCAAGTGGGTGAAACTGGCAGGCAAAGGCTGGCGGAAACTTGAATTTAACCTCTCCGACCAGCAGGAGCAGGACCTCGCTGAACTGGGTCTTTCAGCCAATCAATTCACTGGGGAGAAACAACGCCTCCATGCGCTTCAACTCGGCAGTGTTGCCAAAGGGGATAGTTCTCTTCTTCCGGCTGACCATGTACGACAGATCCGCCGCCGCCTGGAAGAAATCGAAACGCGGGTCACTCCGGCCCAACCCGCTGCCATCAGCGCGACGCTACGGCCTTATCAAACGGAAGGTTTTCACTTCCTGGCCTACCTTTCCACCAATGGCTTCGGCGGAGTGCTGGCGGATGACATGGGCCTGGGCAAGACCCTCCAGGCCATCACCTGGATCGCCTGGCTGCGTGCCGAACAAAAAGTGCAGGAAACCATTCTCGTTATCTGCCCGAAATCCGTCCAGGACAACTGGCGCGCTGAGGCAGCCCGCTTCAGCCCGGATCTGCGGGTTGAAGTATGGAACCGTGCGAATGCAGGCAAAACCGGAATGGATGGTCAAACGGACCTCCTCGTCATTCATTACCCACAGCTCCGTATTCATGAAGAAAAACTCCGTGATGTTAAGTGGGGCGCCATCATTCTGGATGAGGCTCAGGCCATCAAGAATCCCACCTCACAAAGCGCCAAGGCTGCGTGTGCACTGGAGGCCCGTCATCGCCTGGCCCTTACAGGCACTCCCATCGAAAACCGCCTGCTGGACCTCTGGGCCATCTTCGCTTTTGCCATGCCCGGCATCCTCGGCAGCCGTGCCAGTTTTAACCGGATTTTTGACGCCAACGAGGATCCCCTGGCCCGCCGTCGCCTAGCCGCCCGGACCAAACCATTCCTCCTGCGCCGCACGAAAAAAGAAGTCGCCACCGATCTGCCCGACCGTGTGGAAGAAGACCTCATTGTCGAAATGGAAGGCCTTCAGGCCACCCTGTATCAGGCTGAAATCAAACGCGCACGCGCCCAGCTCCTGAAGGTGGAAACCAGCCGTCAGCTTGACAAATTCCGCTTCAACATTCTGACCAGCCTCCTGCGGCTGCGCCAGATCTGCTGCGATCCACGCCTCGTCGGCCTGGACCAGGAAACCCTACCCTCCAAGGGCAAGAAAAAAGCCAAGGGAGAATCCCAGGTGGAAAGCGCCAAGCTGCTGGCGCTGGTGGAGCAACTGGAACCGATCATCGAAGAAGGACAGAAGGTGCTCGTCTTTTCACAGTTCGTGCAGATGCTCGAAATCATCCAGGAGGAAACGACCAAGCAAGGATGGACCACCTTCATTCTCACAGGAGACACGGAAGACCGAGGTGCCCTGGTCACCGCCTTTCAGGAACACGACGGACCGGCCGTTTTCCTCATCAGCCTTAAAGCCGGCGGCTTTGGTCTCAACCTCACCGCCGCCAGCTACGTGGTCCTCTATGATCCCTGGTGGAATCCTGCCGTCGAAGCCCAAGCCATCGACCGCACCCACCGCATCGGCCAGAAGCAGACCGTCTTCGCCTACCGCCTGCTCATCAAAGGCAGTATCGAAGAAAAAATCCGCATCCTGCAAAAGCAAAAAGGTGACCTCGCCAACGACATCCTCGGCGAAGAAAGCTTCACCCAAGGCCTCACCCTCAATGATTTTAGTTTTCTGTTAGGATAG
- a CDS encoding Crp/Fnr family transcriptional regulator, giving the protein MKEYAYIHEEGQLPAPLSAVPFLNSFTEDQLDEVLNSSSLLQCDAGDTIIREGSIDSRIYILLSGELDVKVAGKKVATIARVGDVFGELALVNQDKRAASVIAGSRALCLAVDQKFLQDIHPREEDPAFHAALFEFVARLVARKLDATSRRLAELEKELRLLKEAHASTEEPVAAPVTKAPVKSKKAPAKAMARR; this is encoded by the coding sequence ATGAAAGAGTATGCTTACATTCACGAGGAAGGGCAATTGCCTGCACCGCTAAGTGCGGTGCCTTTCCTCAACAGCTTCACGGAGGACCAGCTTGACGAAGTGCTGAACTCTTCCAGCCTGCTCCAGTGTGACGCAGGAGATACAATCATTCGCGAAGGATCCATTGATTCGCGCATTTACATCCTCCTCAGCGGTGAGCTGGATGTGAAGGTGGCCGGGAAAAAAGTGGCCACGATCGCCCGTGTGGGTGATGTTTTCGGTGAACTGGCCCTGGTGAATCAGGACAAGCGTGCCGCCTCTGTCATCGCGGGCAGCCGTGCTCTCTGTCTGGCAGTGGACCAAAAATTCCTTCAGGACATTCATCCTCGTGAGGAAGACCCTGCGTTTCATGCCGCACTTTTTGAATTCGTGGCCCGGCTGGTAGCCAGGAAACTGGACGCTACATCCCGGCGTTTGGCGGAACTCGAAAAAGAACTGCGCTTGTTGAAGGAAGCCCATGCTTCCACAGAGGAGCCAGTCGCCGCTCCGGTGACCAAAGCCCCTGTCAAAAGCAAGAAGGCACCCGCCAAAGCAATGGCACGCCGTTGA
- the upp gene encoding uracil phosphoribosyltransferase yields MIPPVIVTHPLAQIHLTTIRSTDTPCGQFRWHLHRLAEILFMEATRGLGTETVRIQTPLTETEGVALARPIVLVPILRAGLGLQEAILPLVPEATVAHVGIARDEETALPVPYYAKLPAILPEADVFLLDPMLATGGSACSAVTQLKAAGATRITLICVVSCPPGLQAFADQHPDVPVVTAAVDEGLNERCYIVPGLGDAGDRCFGT; encoded by the coding sequence ATGATCCCTCCCGTCATCGTTACTCACCCGCTGGCCCAGATTCATCTCACGACGATCCGCAGTACGGATACGCCCTGTGGTCAGTTCCGCTGGCATCTGCACCGGTTGGCGGAGATCTTGTTTATGGAAGCGACGCGGGGTCTGGGAACAGAGACGGTACGCATTCAGACGCCTTTGACGGAGACAGAAGGAGTGGCTCTGGCGCGGCCCATCGTGCTGGTTCCGATTTTGCGAGCAGGTCTAGGTTTGCAGGAGGCTATTTTACCCCTGGTGCCGGAAGCGACGGTGGCGCACGTGGGCATAGCACGGGATGAGGAGACGGCGCTGCCGGTGCCTTATTATGCAAAGCTGCCAGCTATCCTGCCGGAGGCGGATGTTTTTCTGCTGGACCCGATGCTGGCCACCGGTGGCAGTGCCTGCAGTGCGGTCACGCAATTAAAGGCAGCAGGGGCTACGCGCATCACCCTGATCTGTGTGGTGAGTTGTCCGCCTGGATTGCAGGCCTTCGCCGACCAACATCCAGATGTGCCTGTGGTGACGGCGGCGGTGGATGAGGGTCTGAATGAGCGCTGCTACATTGTGCCGGGACTGGGGGACGCTGGTGACCGCTGTTTCGGTACCTAA
- a CDS encoding dicarboxylate/amino acid:cation symporter: MHTSPARTPWYRVLYIQVLIAVAIGIAIGHFYPETGKTLEPLSKGFIKLIKMMIAPIIFCTVVHGIASIGDLKKLGRVGGKTLLYFEVVSTLALIIGLIVVNTLKPGVGFNADISTLDAQSVATVHEYASKSKSLSTTDFLLNIIPNAFVGAFTEGNLLQVVFVALLTAFAISGLGERGKPILHVVDRVGELFFGIMRIVIKVAPLGALGAMAYTIGSYGIGSLQRLLALMLGFYMTSALFVIVVLGLIARMAGFSIFRFLAYIKDELLIVLGTSSSETVLPQMIQKLRGLGCAPSTVGLVIPTGYSFNLDGTNIYMVMGAVFLAQATNTPLDLSQQISLLLVAMVTSKGASGVTGAGFITLAATLSAVPSIPVEAMALILGIDRFMSECRSLTNLVGNGVATVVISRWEGELSAETLQANMRDPIPLPPPD, translated from the coding sequence ATGCATACCTCTCCCGCCCGCACTCCCTGGTACCGCGTCCTGTACATCCAGGTGCTCATTGCGGTGGCCATCGGCATTGCCATTGGTCATTTTTATCCGGAGACAGGCAAGACCCTGGAACCGCTGAGCAAGGGCTTCATCAAGCTGATCAAGATGATGATCGCCCCCATCATCTTCTGCACCGTCGTCCACGGCATCGCCTCCATTGGCGATCTGAAAAAGCTGGGCCGCGTAGGTGGAAAGACCCTGCTTTATTTTGAGGTCGTCTCCACCCTGGCCCTCATCATCGGCCTCATCGTGGTGAATACGCTGAAACCCGGCGTCGGGTTCAATGCGGACATATCCACCCTGGATGCCCAGTCTGTAGCCACGGTCCATGAATACGCCAGCAAGAGCAAGTCCCTGAGCACCACAGACTTCCTTCTCAACATCATCCCCAATGCCTTTGTGGGAGCCTTTACGGAGGGCAACCTGCTTCAGGTCGTCTTTGTGGCCCTGCTCACTGCCTTTGCTATCTCCGGCCTGGGAGAGAGAGGCAAGCCCATCCTTCATGTGGTGGACCGCGTCGGCGAGTTGTTCTTCGGCATCATGCGCATCGTCATCAAGGTCGCTCCCCTGGGTGCGCTGGGTGCCATGGCCTACACCATCGGCAGCTACGGCATCGGCTCCCTCCAGCGGCTGCTGGCCCTCATGCTAGGCTTTTACATGACCTCCGCGCTGTTTGTGATTGTGGTGCTGGGGCTCATCGCCCGCATGGCAGGCTTCTCCATTTTTCGTTTCCTGGCTTACATCAAAGATGAACTGCTCATTGTGCTGGGCACCAGTTCCTCCGAGACCGTGCTGCCGCAGATGATCCAGAAGCTGCGTGGCCTGGGCTGCGCCCCCTCCACCGTCGGCCTCGTCATCCCCACGGGCTATAGCTTTAACCTGGACGGCACCAATATCTACATGGTCATGGGAGCCGTCTTCCTGGCGCAGGCGACGAATACCCCGCTGGACCTCAGCCAGCAGATCAGCCTCCTCCTCGTCGCCATGGTCACGTCCAAAGGAGCCAGCGGTGTCACCGGGGCGGGGTTCATCACCCTGGCCGCCACCCTTTCCGCCGTCCCTAGCATCCCGGTCGAGGCCATGGCCCTCATCCTGGGCATCGACCGCTTCATGAGCGAGTGCCGCTCCCTCACCAATCTAGTGGGCAATGGCGTTGCCACGGTCGTCATCAGCCGCTGGGAGGGAGAGCTTAGCGCCGAGACCCTACAGGCGAACATGCGGGACCCCATCCCACTCCCTCCTCCAGATTGA
- a CDS encoding single-stranded DNA-binding protein: MASLNKVMLIGNLTRDPEVRYTPKGSAVCDMAIAVNRRYLTESGERQEEVTYLDIVLWGKQAELAGQYLAKGRSIFIEGRLQMDTWEDKATGQKRSKIKIVAENMQFLDSKGGAPPGGGGGGGGNYAGDDEGYSAPAPQQQRRPAAGGGGGGGGYGGGGNSGGGVGGYQRPAQQQRPAQRQAPAQQDDFGEGPITEGMEDDDIPF, encoded by the coding sequence ATGGCCTCGCTCAATAAAGTCATGCTCATCGGCAATCTCACCCGCGATCCGGAGGTGCGTTATACGCCCAAAGGAAGTGCGGTGTGCGACATGGCCATTGCCGTCAACCGGCGTTACCTCACCGAAAGCGGTGAGCGCCAGGAGGAGGTGACGTATCTGGACATCGTGCTCTGGGGCAAGCAGGCCGAGCTGGCCGGGCAATACCTGGCCAAAGGCCGCTCCATCTTCATCGAAGGCCGTCTGCAAATGGATACCTGGGAGGACAAAGCCACCGGTCAAAAGCGCAGCAAGATCAAGATCGTGGCGGAAAACATGCAGTTTCTGGATAGCAAAGGCGGTGCCCCTCCCGGAGGTGGCGGCGGCGGTGGTGGCAATTATGCCGGTGATGACGAAGGATATAGTGCCCCCGCACCCCAGCAGCAGCGCCGTCCAGCAGCCGGTGGCGGCGGGGGGGGAGGAGGGTATGGTGGCGGCGGAAATTCAGGCGGCGGCGTTGGTGGTTACCAGCGCCCGGCACAGCAGCAGCGTCCTGCCCAGCGCCAGGCACCTGCGCAGCAGGATGACTTCGGCGAAGGCCCAATCACCGAAGGCATGGAAGATGACGACATCCCGTTTTGA